A segment of the Myripristis murdjan chromosome 20, fMyrMur1.1, whole genome shotgun sequence genome:
CCAGGAATGATCAGCCTGTGAATTATGGGCCTTATCGAGAAGGAATTTTTACTGGCCGGCAGGTGGTCTTTTTTTATGTCAATTCATTTCACTGAGGTTACAAAGGGTGGGTGTGACACTCCAGGTTCATTGTGAAAAATCATTCACCTGATGCACATTGCATTGCAGTATGTACGGCAGTCTCATACTATTTGATCAATGAGAATCAAACCTCCTGATACTCTCAACTGGCGCACTAGGCGTCACATACATGATGCCCGTGAAGGTAGTCATGACAGTAAATGGCACTAATCTTTGTCCCCAGACCTAAACACGCTCTTTCCCTTCACACTGACCCAAAGACATTTATTCCAAGTGGGCCTCTTTTTGATCTTTGGTGTTGGCAAAGTTATAGTTTGGCAAACAGACTACATTCTCTGATCCCTGTTGATAGCACAGACTGGCACAACATCAAGTCAGGTGAAACAGTAGCACAGCCTGGCTATTCTTCTTCACTTACACCGGTCAGGCTGGGAACCTGCACCCTGCACTCCCCTGCTGCTTCTGATAGAAAATCCCACGGTTATAAAACTAAGAGACTGATACGCTTTTTGCACCAACTGTGGCATAACATTTTGCCCAGTTGGCAAGATATTAATTACTAAACACTGCTGATGAATTGCACTCGAAGCCTGAATATGCCTTTGAGGCATAACAAAATAGCCTTGTATTTTCTCATCACCTGCTCAACAATCTCTCTAGGTAACATGACCTGGctgatatataaaatatatcGAATACAAAAattttgacactgcaatttTTCATGAGTCAGTGCCCGTTAAacatgtatatttcacatcataaaaataaacaagttagTGTGCTAACGGCCCTGTACTGTCCTGGTTGTGAAGAGTTGCATGGAACTGTGACTGAAATGATAAACCACTTGTGGCTGGGCCCCAGCACAGCTCTTACTAAAGACCTCATTGTTGACTGTTTGTTCCAGGTCATTTTGTTTCACTACACTTGAAAGGGACAGTAAACCCTGCAAGAAGAGGGAGACCTGGCCTCCACTTCAGTGTGAATACAGCCTCTTCACTTAGCATGAATACGGGGATGGTTCTCTGTTTCTAGGTCACGGCGTGGCCCTGAAATGCACACCTCACtacacagggagagggagggacacaAGCAGAGCCCAATTTTCTgacaatatcaaatttaaatTTAGAAAGTCTTACACCACCACCATCAATTCTTCATTCGTTAGGGCTTAGAGATCCTACCCTTGGGCTGCTGGTTACATTACCTCCCTCCTGTGAGGAGCAACAGATAcaggcattcattcattctcaccTCCATTTCCCTTCTGGACTCAAGCCAGGGTGGGTAATAGTAGTGATCGTGTTTTTCTTTGATGATGATAATAGTGACAGTGATGATAAGGATGATTATGATGGCTGTGACAATGTTTCATCATGATGCTGATGTCATTGTTGGCTGACTTGTTTATATAAGACTGTTGAATTGCACTTGCATATCCATGTTGTATTTATACTGGTGATAAGTTGATCTTGTAATTTATGTCCCGAAACTCAGCTCAATTCTTGTATGCAATTCTGGGATTTGGGAAGGTCAACCTGAGACCACTATTCTTTTCCCCGGGTCTGCAACAATCAGTGCCACCCTCCCTGTTTGATGTACCCTATGTagccattttgtattttattgtcttgtCTCTATATCTTGTCGCAAAACCAATTGCCCTCCGGGGACACATAAAGCTACAGTGAAAGTGCCAAAAGATGTTGATCAAGACAAGAGAGACCTTTGATCTTATAGGGATCCTGGTAGCTGAGCAAATCTGGCTCCTTGTCTTTGCTACTTGTGTTCCCCTCTCCCAACTCTCGTCTGCCTTatcaaatagcaaaaaaaattatgaaacaaaaatcttGATCTTTCACTTGAACTCCTTCCAGATAATCAGTAGCCTTTAATCTGTCACTTCCAGGCCCATCAGCCGCCACCCAAAAATTATCCCAGCGAAAGACCGCAGGAGATTATTATCTTTCGAATTACAGAATTAATGTGGCCATCTTGGCTCTGTTTCACAGTGCCGTCCTGACAAGCAGGGTGGCTTAGTGGAGAGTTGATGCACATCAGAGATCAgtgaaatggacaaaaaaaacatcatcctGAAGATTTACTgcacttctttcttttttatctttgaGACTTGTTGATGGGATGCCACGTGAAATGTGCCAGACTTTGTATTTTGAGACTATTTGATCAAAATAAAGGCCAACCTGGATGGTATAAAGAAAAGTGTAAATTATATGAGGTTATTACTTGCCTCATTTTCAGTGGGGGCATATGTTTCGATGATATCTTATCAGTATCTTTCTCTTTAATGGTACCACTTTACAGTAAGAATACCCTTACAatgggtttatgaatggtttataattaggttattgATCAGGTTgcaaacactttataaatcagtAATTATAAAGAAGTTGGAACACAATTTTCATACattgatgcaggctcactatttggcaagatcaagttactgctgcactgcatctattctgttaaatctcagcTCTTGTAGAGATAAAGTCCTGGAGGTCTTGCTTGATAACAATCTATACATGATGCAGGCAATCATGGAAAAAACTAAAGTAATCTAGTGTTGAATTAAGCAAATTAGTTATTTAATTGCTTGAACAAGGCAAATAAGCAGACCAACGCATACGGAAGAGGACTGGCTGATATCAAACAAGACCTCCAGGACTTTGTTTCCAAATGGACTCTTGCCTGCCCCACTAAAGAGCACCTGTCGTGTGAGCCACTCGAGCCAGGCAGCGCTTCCTTCTCCTTTTGTAAATCTCAGATCTTGTTGGTAGCTTAGCTCACTTCATCTGGTGTTTTTGTCAGTCAGCCATCTTTGGTATCTGCAttaatgtatgaaaactgttataTGTATATAACCGTTATATATGTGTATagttgtttattaatgatttatagtGTTAAGAACCTAAATAATACCCTAAATATAAACCATTTGTAATCCCATTATAAAGGTAGTctcacagtaaagggatgccTCTTTAACCCTCAGATGAGATGTGAAACTGTATGTAACACGATGcatatctttatttttgatgTATTCTAGATATCACTTTGTATATACGACGGTCACATTTTCTCGTCTTTTTCTTGGTGTCTCTGTATGTCAGTTTGCAGACTCTAATTTGCCCCCTGCCCCAGGCTACGTCTGTGGCTGCACTCACTGCAGCTGTGGCATCTGGCTTCACACCCCGTGCCAATTATTTCCTGCAATACACACTCAAAGTGCAGGCGGTGAAACTTTGGTGTTTAGAGGTTTGCTTTATAACCTTAATCTCCCACGGGAATGGTTGTTTAATTCATACATAATCACGACTCCTCACCTGTTTGCCAAGTTATTTGCATTGTGATAACAGGGATAAAGTTGACTACTGTGCATTATTTGCATGGGATTCCTTAGGGCTTCAAGGAAACTTTCTAATAGTTACACTGTCAAGTtgctttttgaaagaaaaaaaataagataaatgaGCAGGGTTTAAACAATTATTGGTCAAACCAATAATtatccaaatgaaaaaaatgaaatgaattatgaaaatgaaaaaaaaagagtcataaATAACAGGCTACATATATATTCAAATTATGAGGATCAGTTCTCATTTTCCTCAAAACAAATAGACAATCAGCAATGAGTGCTTGCTTTGTCAAGTAACAATGAACAAGACTATTCAGTGACATAGACTGCAGGCTATACTGCAACAAAACAATGTGCTATGTGGGAAAGTGGCACATTCTGAGATCTGGGGGCATAGTTTTGTGTCTGTTGCAGATTTGGAATGCAGATTATGTTTCATCGCAATCACTCAGGCACTCGGTGATTGCTGCGCTATCTGAAATATATGTAGCAGACAGTGGGTGTGGGTTGACTTGTTGGTCCGTGTCACACTTAAAACTTCACAGCACAGAATTACTGGAGAAATATTGGAGCAGAAAAATataggagaggggaaaaaaaagtctggtaCACCCactaaacaaaaatatttatttcatcttAGGAAGACTTTAAACAAGGCACAATTAAGGTTTTTACtaaattgttttctttaatttaataCATGTCAAACACTATTTTTAGGTTTTCCTCAAACATAAGCCTATGAGTACATAACAGCAATATTCTCAACACTTTCCAGTTGTAAAGAGATGCAAGCCACACAAGTGCTGCAGTTATTGACAATATCTACATGTTTATGGTGCAGCAAGAAATATGGCAGTAATACATAACAGCCATTACAcattagaaaaatatatataaaaatatcttttcagGCAGATGTTAAGTGCAACACTGAGAGCTGTGAGCATAAAAAATACTATTTTAATAGTGCTCATCATAaacatgtattatttttgtgGCAAGGCTTTGCCACGGTAAACACTTTGGTCATGTCAAATTGCTAACACGTTAAAGATAACAGATCATTTCAAAGAATATATCTATCTGAATAAATGTATCTGACATTTGAGTAGCACTGGTCAGGAATCccaaaatataaagactagccATGCTGCGCAGCAAACTAGTATCACGGAGGAAAAACATGCAGTCAGACCAAGCCACTGAAATGAACATGGTGCCGCAGATGCTTTATTTTGTTCAGATGACCTTGGCACGGTGTGTAAGGTTGTGATCCTTGACTCCTGTTGTTGTCAGGAGGGTTTTCGAGTTTTTCTCAACTTCTTGGGCTTCTCCTGTCTCACTGTTTCACTCTCCAAAGATGACAGCTCAGATATCCTTTGCATAAAAGAACGAGATGCTCCGACCATAGGATCTGGGTAGCTCTGGCCTGTATTGTAACagcaagcaagagagaaaaagatagcgagagaaaaagggaggatGAAAAGAGCAAGAGTGATATTACAGCTAGATCTATAACACAATACCCATACAATGGCTGTGCAAAATATTAAGAACAACTTTCTGATATTGAGTTGCAGTCCCTTTTTACACAATCCACATCTTGAACGtctcaaaacttcaaaatgCCTCGCTAACTCATCTGCATCTCTTCCTTTGTGACTGGTAAGGAGTTAATCATGCAATTTGCTGAGGGATAATGGCTTTTACCTGGCTCCACCTCAACAATACCTTAATAATAGTGTATTTTGCAGTCAgtgtataataaaaaatatcGTAACActtctcaaaaacaaacactacatGTATCAGCTTTCGGCCAAGTAAAGAAAAGGAGGCCTATATTTTTGAAAGCGTAACCACTGACTGAGACCGTGGACCGGAATGAGCTCAAAAGCAGAGTGAACAGCTGAAGTAAGCCACAAATTATAACAAGGTGTCAGGAGAATCCCTCCCTGCACTTGACAACACTGAACATTCCCTCTGTAAGGCCCACAGCCCCGCTCTGTTACAGACCACAAAACATCAACGGGCTGGAAAACTGACAATAATGAGGCGTGGGACCATAGGTGCTTGTTTGAAGAAGGAACATCCATAAAAAGCAACATGTTTGCTAGCCATAAATCAATGTCATAAACAGTTGTACAGGTTGAAGGTTGGGTGCTCCTTGTCACTTGGTCCAGACCCGGTGCTCTGACCTGACATGTTAAGACCACAACAAATACCAGAGAATGGAAGGAGCATGTACTTAAGTCTCATGAGAGCAGCGGGTCCAGAGTCGTAACATTAAATCAACTCACTTTTCTGATTGTCTCGAATAGTGAACAGGTTGCAGGCTGGGTAATTCACCTTGGGCCTGTGGAAGAAAGGAACAGCAGAGGAGACATAGATACTGAGCAGTAGCTGAGGAAAGCCTTCACTGGTTCAGTTTGGTTAGGTCGAGTTTAGCATGCATGACCAAAAATACCTGTTGAACTTGCAGTTATCAACTGAGAGGGTGTTTCTGCCATGGAGCACTACAgcagaaggaaagagaaaggctGGACTTGTGTTCAGATCGTATCTATCACGCGAGCTGGAAGGCAAAATTGAGCAATTTCAGAATATGGAAAAAGCTTTGCAAGAATACTAACACTAAATACAGACAACAAGGCACTTAAACATCCCCTGATATTATCAGATATTTGTCTGCAACAAATCATGAATTGTGTGTGGCCACTGTCTTTCTTGTTCATTAATTTGTCATCCATTGGACACTGACATCATCTGATTGCTGTAATCTGCAACAGTGCATCTGACTCCAGGAATGTGCTGTGCATTGTGCAGCTAGATCTGCTTGACTAATAACCCTGATATTACTAATTAGCTGCTTACCCCAGGGTGAAGGGCCCAACTGCATGGCTGTGGGACAGCTCCTTGGGGAGCCTGAAGTGATGcaggttgccaggtctgtgcaCATGGTAATCTCTTGGCAGTGGAGGAATCACAGTCCTGCTTCGCTCAAACCTGTCTTCTGGGAATGAGGAGAGTTACTCATTATAAAAACTGATGTCAGATATTTGCCAGTTTTGAAATGTCATTGTCaaaaaatcactttgtttttacattatGACTACATAATTCTGTACTGCATTTGAATTTCCATCACAAAAGCAGTACACCTGGAGGCTGCTTTAT
Coding sequences within it:
- the LOC115379237 gene encoding uncharacterized protein LOC115379237, whose protein sequence is MTLQVQVSLPAARGGSGCSQRGPDAAGYPVNRNLYMIANGGQAAVRQSIHPQSRRFPPIHALGKSGDGKSLLSSLMIGGPNLAKEDRLGSENNDLERDISGRHFLFDKQKDRFERSRTVIPPLPRDYHVHRPGNLHHFRLPKELSHSHAVGPFTLGSRDRYDLNTSPAFLFPSAVVLHGRNTLSVDNCKFNRPKVNYPACNLFTIRDNQKSQSTGSGPSDKEHPTFNLYNCL